Within Cytophagales bacterium, the genomic segment CACGTTTACCCTAATTCCCAAACCTCGGATTCACTACATTATTATAAATTGAGCCAAAGGTATAGTTTATTCCAACATTGCCCCAGTATCGGAATTCGGTAGGTAATTGCGTTAGGCCTAACTTGATTTGATCTGCTGTGGCTTCTTCTTTTTTGAGAGATATCTGATCGTGGATAAATGAATAACCTCCTGATATTCTCAATGAGAAACCCTTGAATATTCTTAAATTAAGGTTTGAGTAAAACCATAGACTGTTAAGAGAAGGATCATGGAAATAGTGAAAACCATTCAGAGAAATATTGATGGAACCCCATTTGTCCTTTATCTCAAAAGCCACTCCAAGATTTTCGTGAAACAGTCCCTCTTCTATTTTATTAAAGATGGTAGTGTCGTTATAATAGTAGTATGTATATCCAAGTTTGTATAAAAACCTTAATTGCTTCCTGGTAGATTCTGAATAGGGAAAGTAATTGTATTCCACAGCAGGGGCAATGCGGTAATCCAGCTTAATGTTTTCATAAATCGTAGATCTTACTCTGGCAAATCCACCAACAGACCAATGTTCTCCTAAGCTTTTTACAACTAAAGTGTTAAAATTTTCATCGTGTAAAATACTGTAAATGGTTGTATCATCTGTTTGAAATTTACTTTTACTATAGTTCGCTCTCGGCTTCAACTCTATTTTCCACTCCGGGGTGATCTTGCTGACAAATATTGAAGGCCTAAGATTTATAGTGCTGGTTAACTGCTCACCATTAAACCAAGCACCCAGATTAATTTCAAAAACCCAGTTCTTCCATTTATCCTCCACAGTTGTTAAATCCGCAGCATAGTGGAAAACATCAATGGTGACTTGCTGACCAAGCGGGGTTTGAGCTAAATAGCGTATCAGTCCAAGTTTAAGGATATGTGCACCTACCTTTCGAATTTCATCCGCGGTTTCAACCGGTGAAGTAACAAAAACCAACGTGTCGTTCATGCCTGAAAATTCCTTCAGGCCAATAAATAAAACCGTAAATTCACGCCCACCACTGCCGGTTTGCTGTGCTGTTACCAGCACATGTACCTGCGCTCCCATCCGGTCTCTTACATAATTCACAAAAGGTACTTCCTTTCGTATATAGTCAAGATCGCAAAAATCGCAGTCAATGAACACTTTGGGGGCTATATTTTGTAACGTGTCACTTTCCTGCAAAAGCAATGAGTCAGGTAAGGTATCTCGGTTTGCTTCCTGTGCCATATTATTTGAAAAAAATATACATAGTACACAGGGCATTAAAATTGATCTTTTAAATAATAGTTTCATATTGGCAGAATTTAATTTATTTTACACAAATTAGTGTAATTAGTGGTTAAAAAATATTTTGCAAATATACATTTTAGGTGTCGGACACCTACAATTAATTAGTATCACAAATATTACCAAGATATTCGAAAACTCATAAAGGGCAGGTGTCCGACACCTTTGCTCAATTAGTGGTAAAAAAATGAAACTCTTTTACAGAGAATTAGGAAACGTCCAGCCGATTTATTCTGCTAGGGCCACAGATCGCCAGGCGCCCAACCCCGCCAATTGGCGGGGCTATGCACCTATAATCATCCTCCACGGTTTATTCGGTATGTCTGATAATTGGTTGACAATTGGCAAAAAACTTGCCGAAAAACATAAAGTCTATATCCCTGACCTGCGAAATCACGGTAGGTCACCTCATAACGAAGCATTTAATTACCGGGTCATGGTTGATGATCTGGTTGAATTTATTGATGATCTCCACCTCCCTGCCTGCGCTGAAGCTCCCGTCCCGACAAAGTCGGGGTCGGCAGGCAGGCAAAATCCTAATTCCGAAATCCCAAATCTGATCGGTCATTCTTTGGGTGGTAAAGTAGCTATGCAATTTGCAATGAAATACCCTGAAAAATTGCAAAAACTGGTTGTTGTTGATATTGCTCCGAAATATTACCAGATACAGCATGATTCTATTCTGACCGGTTTGCTTTCATTAAAATTATCTGACCTAAAGACACGTAGGGATGCCGATACACAATTGGCTCAGTATGTGCCTGAATTTAAGGTACGGCAGTTTTTACTGAAAAATCTTTGTCGTAAGCCTCATAAGACCAACAAGGATGCAGCTTCTCGTTTTGCTTGGCGTATAAATTTACCGGTAATCAGTAGAGGAATTGAAAATATTGGTGAATGGTTAATTGAGAATAAATGTTTTGACAAACCTACACTTTTTGTAAAAGGTGGTAAATCACAATTTATAGATAATAGAGATATTGACCTAATTAAAAAATTATTCCCTAATTCACAAATTACAACTATTGAAAATGCCGGGCATTGGGTGCATGCGGATGCTCCGGAAGAATTTTTAGATGTAATTAATGATTTTTTACAAACTCAATATTCCTCTTCAAACCTTCAAACTTTGCTCTTTTTAATGCAGATTTTTTGAAGGTCTTGTCAAACAGCTCTTTGGTAAGCTCCTGCCAATGAATCTTTTTAATTGTTCCATTACTCTTTTCAGGGAATCCCCTCGCTGACGCTCCGGACAAGTTTTCCAATTCAGGATTAAGATCAAACTCAGGATTATTGTGTGGCTTTGCAAAACGGTTCCAGGGGCAAACATCCTGGCATATATCACAGCCAAATATCCAGTTATCGGTTTTTCCTTTAAATTCCGCTGGGATTTGCTCTTTTTCTTTCAGCTCTATTGTTAAATATGAAATACATCTGCTGCCATCCACCACATAAGGGTCAACAATTGCATCAGTAGGGCAGGCATCCATGCAGCGGGTGCAGCTGCCGCAATAATCTTTAACAGGGCCATCGTACTCCAATTCCAGGTCAACGATCAATTCGGCAATAAAGAAAAAACTGCCCATATTCCTGTTGATCAGGTTTGTATGTTTGCCTACCCAGCCCAACCCGCTTTTTTTTGCCCATACTTTATCCATCACAGGTGCAGAATCTACAAACGCCCTCCCATTGACTTGTCCTATTTCCTCACGTATAAATTCCAGCAAACTTTTTAATTTTCCTTTCAATACAAAATGATAATCTTTGCCATAGGCATATTTAGAGATCTTATAATAGTTATTACTACTCTCTCTTTTAGTAGAGGAATTGGTCCGAAGGACTCCGGACTCCTTTGGAGTGGTGAGGTCTTTTTCAGGATAATAGTTAAGCAACAGTGAAATCACAGATTTGGCGCCATCAACTAATTTACGGGGGTCTAATCTTTTATCAAAATACCTGCCCATATAAGCCATCTTGCCGTGCATGTTTTGATTAAGCCAGGTCTCAAGCCTGGGCGCTTCTTCCTCAAGAAATTCAGCCTTGGAAATACCGCAAAAATCAAAACCCAATTGTGATGCTTTTTGTTTTATAAGAAGGGTATATGTAGATTTTAAATTAACCACGAAATTTAGCAAAGCGTCCTGAGTGCCCGGGATATGCTCTACACTTTAATTTCCTTTTTTATTTTATCCGCAATCTCTGCAAATTCTTCATCAGAAAACCTGAGCTTGGGTTTCATAAAATTCATATCATCCATACTGTTCAAAGGGAAAAGATGGACGTGAACATGCGGAACATCAAGGCCGACCACTGCTGTTCCGATCCTGAGACATGGTATAGCTTTTCTCAACCCAAGAGCTACTTTCCTGCAAAAATGATGCAGATCTGTATAGAGGTCATCATCAAGATCAAAGATGTAATCAACCTCTTTTTTGGGAATTACCAGGGTATGGCCTATGGCAAGAGGGTTAATATCCAGAAATGCTAAAAAAATATTGTCTTCAGCAACTTTATAGCATGGTATTTCGCCTTTTACGATTTTTGTAAATAAAGTTGACATCTTTTTATCCCAGCATTAACTGATCTTTACAATTTCAAGCTCCATCATTCCTGCCGGTACTTCAATTTTAACTGTATCGCCAACCTTTTTCCCTAAAAGTCCTTTACCTATAGGGGATTGAACTGATATCTTACCTGAACTTATATCGGCTTCATCTTCTGAAACAAGCGTGTAGTCTATCTCCTGATCATTATCTTTGTTTTTAACTTTGACAGTAGCTAAAATAGAAACAGATGAGGTATTAAGGTCAGATTTATTGATGACTCTGGCATTTCCCAACTTTTCTTTAAGTATAGCAATCCTTGCTTCCAGCATACCCTGGGCATCTTTGGCCGCATCATACTCTGCGTTTTCTCTAAGGTCGCCCTTATCACGGGCTTCT encodes:
- a CDS encoding HIT family protein; this translates as MSTLFTKIVKGEIPCYKVAEDNIFLAFLDINPLAIGHTLVIPKKEVDYIFDLDDDLYTDLHHFCRKVALGLRKAIPCLRIGTAVVGLDVPHVHVHLFPLNSMDDMNFMKPKLRFSDEEFAEIADKIKKEIKV
- a CDS encoding alpha/beta fold hydrolase, with the protein product MKLFYRELGNVQPIYSARATDRQAPNPANWRGYAPIIILHGLFGMSDNWLTIGKKLAEKHKVYIPDLRNHGRSPHNEAFNYRVMVDDLVEFIDDLHLPACAEAPVPTKSGSAGRQNPNSEIPNLIGHSLGGKVAMQFAMKYPEKLQKLVVVDIAPKYYQIQHDSILTGLLSLKLSDLKTRRDADTQLAQYVPEFKVRQFLLKNLCRKPHKTNKDAASRFAWRINLPVISRGIENIGEWLIENKCFDKPTLFVKGGKSQFIDNRDIDLIKKLFPNSQITTIENAGHWVHADAPEEFLDVINDFLQTQYSSSNLQTLLFLMQIF
- the greA gene encoding transcription elongation factor GreA, with translation MTQVSYYTESGLNKLKKELDELKTKGRADMAKQIAEARDKGDLRENAEYDAAKDAQGMLEARIAILKEKLGNARVINKSDLNTSSVSILATVKVKNKDNDQEIDYTLVSEDEADISSGKISVQSPIGKGLLGKKVGDTVKIEVPAGMMELEIVKIS
- the queG gene encoding tRNA epoxyqueuosine(34) reductase QueG, yielding MVNLKSTYTLLIKQKASQLGFDFCGISKAEFLEEEAPRLETWLNQNMHGKMAYMGRYFDKRLDPRKLVDGAKSVISLLLNYYPEKDLTTPKESGVLRTNSSTKRESSNNYYKISKYAYGKDYHFVLKGKLKSLLEFIREEIGQVNGRAFVDSAPVMDKVWAKKSGLGWVGKHTNLINRNMGSFFFIAELIVDLELEYDGPVKDYCGSCTRCMDACPTDAIVDPYVVDGSRCISYLTIELKEKEQIPAEFKGKTDNWIFGCDICQDVCPWNRFAKPHNNPEFDLNPELENLSGASARGFPEKSNGTIKKIHWQELTKELFDKTFKKSALKRAKFEGLKRNIEFVKNH